Proteins co-encoded in one Camelus bactrianus isolate YW-2024 breed Bactrian camel chromosome 6, ASM4877302v1, whole genome shotgun sequence genomic window:
- the LOC105065413 gene encoding immunoglobulin heavy variable 5-51, with protein sequence MRSVTAITLLLAVLQDVHAQVQLEQPVAELKMPGEALRISCKTSGYNFTSYWIGWVRQMPGKGLEWMGAIYPGDSDTRYSPSFQGHITISADKSTSTAYLQWSSLKSTDSAVYYCAKDTVRETTSREGQKPAPVHSRRGEPPETSPGASPIQHRRTHHLLCPQE encoded by the exons ATGCGGTCTGTCACAGCCATCACCCTGCTCCTGGCTGTCCTCCAAG ATGTCCATGCCCAGGTGCAGCTGGAGCAGCCTGTGGCAGAGCTGAAAATGCCCGGGGAGGCTCTGAGGATCTCCTGTAAGACTTCAGGGTACAATTTTACCAGCTACTGGATCGGCTGGGTGCGCCAGATGCCTGGGAAAGGCCTGGAGTGGATGGGGGCCATCTATCCTGGTGACTCAGATACCAGATACAGCCCATCCTTCCAAGGCCACATCACCATCTCTGCAGACAAGTCCACCAGCACTGCCTACCTGCAGTGGAGCAGCCTGAAGTCCACGGACTCAGCCGTGTATTACTGTGCAAAGGACACAGTGAGGGAAACCACGTCCCGAGAGGGACAGAAACCTGCACCAGTGCACAGCCGCAGAGGAGAGCCCCCAGAGACCTCCCCGGGGGCCTCCCCGATCCAGCACCGGAGGACGCACCATCTGCTGTGCCCGCAGGAGTGA